The following are from one region of the Procambarus clarkii isolate CNS0578487 chromosome 52, FALCON_Pclarkii_2.0, whole genome shotgun sequence genome:
- the LOC138352042 gene encoding involucrin-like, which yields MARTDVPLVHCGTNTDLYHRGSNSQFDQDNLTLPNLQQDNLTLPDLQQDNLTLPAPQQDNLTLPDLQQDNVTLPDLQQDNGTLPDLQHYNLTLTDLQQDNLTLPDLQQDNVTLPDLQQDNLTLPDLQQDNVTLPDLQQDNLTLPAPQQDNLTLPDLQQDNVTLPDLQQDNGTLPDLHQDNLTLTDLQQDNLTLPDLQQDNVTLPDLQQDNVTLPDLQQDNVTLPDLQQDNLTLPDLQQDYLTLPDLQQDNLTLPDLQQDNVTLPDLQQDNLTLPDLQQDYLTLPDLQQDNLTLPDLHLRAWHQVAHKAL from the coding sequence GATaatctgaccttacctaaccttcagcAGGATAATCTGACCTTACCTGACCTTCAACAGGATAATCTGACCTTACCTGCCCCTCAGCAGGATAATCTGACCTTACCTGACCTTCAGCAGGATAATGTGACTTTACCTGACCTTCAGCAGGATAATGGGACCTTACCTGACCTTCAGCATTATAATCTGACCTTAACTGACCTGCAGCAGGATAATCTGACCTTACCTGACCTTCAGCAGGATAATGTGACCTTACCTGACCTGCAGCAGGATAATCTGACCTTACCTGACCTTCAGCAGGATAATGTGACCTTACCTGACCTTCAGCAGGATAATCTGACCTTACCTGCCCCTCAGCAGGATAATCTGACCTTACCTGACCTTCAGCAGGATAATGTGACCTTACCTGACCTTCAGCAGGATAATGGGACCTTACCTGACCTTCATCAGGATAATCTGACCTTAACTGACCTGCAGCAGGATAATCTGACCTTACCTGACCTTCAGCAGGATAATGTGACCTTACCTGACCTTCAGCAGGATAATGTGACCTTACCTGACCTTCAGCAGGATAATGTGACCTTACCTGACCTTCAGCAGGATAATCTGACCTTACCTGACCTGCAGCAGGATTATCTGACCTTGCCTGACCTGCAGCAGGATAATCTGACCTTACCTGACCTTCAGCAGGATAATGTGACCTTACCTGACCTTCAGCAGGATAATCTGACCTTACCTGACCTGCAGCAGGATTATCTGACCTTGCCTGACCTGCAGCAGGATAATCTGACCTTACCTGACCTTCACCTAAGAGCGTGGCACCAGGTGGCCCACAAGGCACTATGA